A genome region from Maridesulfovibrio salexigens DSM 2638 includes the following:
- a CDS encoding response regulator, with translation MGSNHILVVEDSLTQAVKLEYILFEKGFKVSLVSNGENALQLLEDKDVDLVISDVVMPGMDGYELCEKIRKNSRYKDVPVILLTSLSEPGDIIKGLKSGATNFVTKPYDEGFLISRIESVLKNKYFDSESSTVQEVDFEFQGDKHVLKADFSQVFHLLLATYENTLLQSRQLDVANRKLLAREEQLSSVLASMSAKIAVLDTDMMVIAANDSWREIFLPGTSEDVLDGIDFRDAVFSSGCLRGSLHELVDGVRSVVEGNSRKFSYEYSFEQGGEPKWYLLEVTPMQGESGGAVASFIEITERKEMERELITARDAAEKANRFKSRFLASMSHEIRTPLNAIIGLTDLTLRSELSTKQAEDLELVKISADQLLTLINDILDLSKVEARMLTLEESDFSLSEAMRDVVRSMEQQARDKGLALNIEVDDDVPEAVCGDQVRLKQILYNLIGNSIKFTENGGVFVQVSKLEDRKDSDEAVILVSVRDTGIGIPDEKQNIVFESFRQADDSTTRKFGGTGLGLAISRELVEMMGGRIGVKSSEGFGSVFSFHVVLKYGDSGKLVSGQDADSFQDLSAVSAEYSILLVEDNPINVLVATSLLEKMGHSVEVASNGLEAVSMLSGIDVDLVLMDLEMPEMDGFSASMSIRRGRAGDAARNVPIIAMTAHAMTGVKDKCAKAGMNDYIAKPVQYVDLRDVILRTMKENAGVPSVVSEPVTIEAKVIDPDKASAMYQGDSSLYNELCSMFMSDVSGDIAKFKEARESNKISVAKRIVHTLKSSCAAICAPRARDAAVQLEKALLNEDAQAVEECLAKFEAEATRVCVELTD, from the coding sequence GTGGGAAGCAATCATATTCTGGTCGTGGAGGACAGCCTGACTCAGGCTGTTAAGCTGGAATATATTTTATTTGAGAAAGGGTTCAAGGTTTCACTTGTATCCAATGGTGAGAATGCCCTTCAGCTTTTGGAGGACAAGGATGTCGATCTGGTCATCAGTGATGTCGTCATGCCCGGTATGGATGGCTATGAACTGTGTGAAAAGATCAGGAAGAATTCCCGCTATAAGGATGTTCCGGTCATATTACTGACCAGTCTTTCCGAACCCGGAGATATTATCAAGGGGTTGAAGAGCGGGGCGACCAACTTCGTAACCAAACCTTATGATGAAGGTTTTTTGATCTCACGCATTGAGTCGGTTCTTAAAAATAAATATTTTGATTCTGAAAGTTCCACTGTTCAGGAAGTGGATTTTGAATTTCAGGGAGACAAACATGTTCTGAAGGCTGACTTCAGTCAGGTCTTCCATTTGCTGCTTGCAACATACGAAAATACTCTTCTGCAATCCAGACAGCTCGATGTTGCCAACCGTAAGCTGCTTGCCCGTGAAGAACAGCTTAGTTCTGTTCTGGCTTCCATGTCTGCTAAAATTGCCGTGCTTGATACGGATATGATGGTTATAGCCGCCAATGATTCATGGCGGGAGATTTTTTTACCCGGTACAAGCGAAGACGTTCTGGATGGAATTGATTTCAGAGATGCTGTTTTTTCTTCCGGTTGTCTGCGTGGTTCTTTGCATGAACTGGTGGATGGTGTCCGTTCTGTTGTAGAAGGAAATAGCCGGAAGTTTTCCTACGAATATTCTTTTGAGCAGGGTGGGGAGCCTAAATGGTATCTACTGGAAGTAACCCCGATGCAGGGTGAGTCCGGTGGTGCTGTCGCTTCTTTTATTGAGATCACTGAGCGAAAGGAAATGGAGCGGGAGCTTATTACGGCCCGTGATGCCGCAGAAAAGGCCAACCGTTTCAAATCCCGCTTTCTGGCATCAATGAGCCATGAAATTCGCACGCCTCTTAATGCCATAATCGGTTTGACTGATCTGACCTTACGATCCGAACTTTCTACAAAACAGGCTGAAGATCTTGAGTTGGTTAAAATTTCCGCTGATCAGCTGCTGACTCTGATTAATGATATTCTCGATCTTTCCAAGGTTGAGGCCCGTATGCTTACGCTGGAAGAGTCTGATTTCAGCTTAAGTGAGGCGATGCGTGATGTTGTCAGAAGCATGGAACAGCAGGCCCGGGATAAGGGGCTAGCCTTGAATATTGAGGTCGACGACGATGTCCCGGAAGCTGTCTGTGGTGATCAGGTCAGGTTAAAGCAGATTTTGTACAACCTTATCGGCAACTCCATTAAATTCACCGAAAATGGCGGTGTTTTTGTGCAGGTCAGCAAGCTTGAGGATCGCAAGGACTCCGATGAAGCCGTCATTCTGGTTTCTGTCCGTGACACCGGAATCGGAATTCCTGACGAAAAGCAGAATATTGTTTTTGAGAGTTTCCGTCAGGCGGATGATTCAACTACCCGCAAATTCGGTGGCACCGGATTGGGACTTGCCATTTCCCGGGAACTGGTCGAGATGATGGGCGGCCGGATCGGGGTCAAAAGTTCTGAAGGTTTCGGCAGTGTTTTTTCTTTCCATGTCGTCTTGAAGTATGGTGATTCCGGTAAACTTGTGTCAGGGCAGGACGCTGACAGTTTTCAAGATCTTTCTGCGGTCTCTGCTGAATATTCTATTCTTCTGGTTGAGGATAATCCCATCAACGTTCTTGTGGCTACAAGTCTGTTGGAGAAAATGGGACATTCTGTCGAAGTGGCTTCAAATGGACTGGAAGCGGTCAGCATGCTCTCTGGAATTGATGTTGACCTTGTCCTGATGGATCTGGAAATGCCGGAGATGGACGGTTTTAGTGCATCGATGAGTATCCGCAGAGGCAGAGCCGGTGATGCCGCCCGTAACGTCCCAATTATTGCCATGACTGCCCATGCCATGACCGGGGTTAAGGACAAGTGTGCCAAGGCCGGGATGAATGATTATATTGCAAAGCCAGTACAGTATGTGGACTTGCGGGATGTCATTCTCCGGACCATGAAGGAAAATGCCGGGGTCCCATCAGTCGTTTCCGAGCCCGTTACGATAGAAGCAAAGGTTATTGATCCTGATAAGGCTAGTGCTATGTATCAGGGGGACAGCTCCTTGTATAATGAGTTGTGCTCAATGTTCATGAGTGACGTGTCCGGTGATATTGCGAAATTTAAGGAAGCACGCGAGAGCAACAAAATTTCTGTTGCCAAGAGAATCGTCCATACTTTGAAGAGTAGTTGCGCCGCTATTTGTGCTCCACGCGCAAGGGACGCGGCTGTGCAGCTTGAAAAAGCCCTGCTCAATGAAGATGCCCAGGCGGTTGAAGAATGTCTTGCCAAATTTGAGGCTGAGGCGACTAGAGTGTGTGTTGAACTGACCGATTAG
- the pgm gene encoding phosphoglucomutase (alpha-D-glucose-1,6-bisphosphate-dependent) → MALSKLAGQLAPANILENIPRLVSAYYTVKPDPSLDSHLVAFGTSGHRGSALDGSFNEAHIFAIAQAICEYRKAKGYTGPLFMGKDPHALSEPAQISALEVFAANGVTVLLNDKGFTPTPAISHAILSYNKGRKDGFADGVVITPSHNPPRDGGFKYNPPSGGPAGTAATSTIQNRANEILKNGLKDVKRVPFSQAIKADTTKEFDFITPYVDDLENIVDMQAIASAGLSIGVDPLGGAAIDFWEPIAERYGLNINVVNKKLDPSYSFMHVDKDGKIRMDCSSPYAMAGLIELKYQYDISFANDPDTDRHGIVTKSRGLMNPNHYLAVAIEYLYKHRPQWSEKLTVGKTLVSSSMINRVAESINRPLMEVPVGFKWFVDPLLDGTCGFGGEESAGASFLRKDGTVWTTDKDGIIMNLLAAEITAITEQDPGEHYTSLEKRFGHPVYKRIDTPATEEQKKAFSILTPDMVKAKTLAGETIEERLTAAPGNGEAIGGLKVVTENGWFAARPSGTESIYKIYAESFKGLAHLVAIQEEAAKIVNAAFEVALK, encoded by the coding sequence ATGGCTCTTAGCAAACTGGCAGGACAACTGGCTCCTGCAAACATTCTGGAAAACATACCGAGACTAGTTTCAGCGTATTATACAGTAAAACCTGATCCTTCCCTTGATTCTCATCTTGTTGCCTTCGGAACCTCCGGGCATAGAGGTTCTGCCCTTGACGGCTCCTTTAACGAAGCCCACATTTTCGCAATCGCTCAAGCCATCTGCGAATACAGAAAAGCAAAAGGCTACACAGGTCCGCTCTTCATGGGCAAGGACCCGCATGCCCTTTCAGAACCGGCTCAAATTTCAGCCCTTGAAGTATTTGCGGCAAATGGTGTTACCGTGCTGCTCAACGACAAGGGATTCACCCCCACTCCTGCAATTTCCCATGCAATTCTCTCGTACAACAAGGGCAGGAAAGACGGATTTGCTGACGGTGTAGTAATTACCCCATCCCACAACCCCCCGCGTGATGGCGGTTTCAAATACAACCCGCCCAGCGGCGGACCTGCAGGGACCGCAGCAACCAGCACCATCCAGAACAGGGCCAATGAAATCCTGAAGAATGGGCTCAAGGATGTAAAACGTGTTCCCTTCAGCCAAGCCATCAAAGCTGACACTACGAAGGAATTTGATTTCATTACACCTTATGTTGATGATCTGGAAAACATCGTTGATATGCAGGCCATCGCATCCGCAGGGCTCAGCATCGGTGTAGATCCCCTCGGCGGAGCAGCTATTGATTTCTGGGAGCCTATTGCTGAAAGGTACGGCCTGAATATCAATGTGGTAAACAAGAAGCTTGATCCCTCATACTCCTTTATGCATGTGGATAAGGACGGCAAAATCCGTATGGATTGCTCCTCTCCTTACGCTATGGCAGGTCTGATTGAGCTCAAATACCAGTATGACATTTCATTCGCCAATGACCCGGACACAGATAGGCACGGCATCGTCACTAAAAGTCGCGGTCTGATGAACCCGAACCATTATCTGGCTGTTGCCATTGAATATCTTTACAAACATAGACCGCAATGGAGCGAGAAACTTACCGTTGGTAAAACCCTCGTTTCCAGCTCCATGATCAACAGGGTGGCAGAATCCATCAACCGCCCGCTCATGGAAGTCCCGGTAGGTTTCAAATGGTTTGTTGACCCGCTGCTGGACGGAACCTGCGGTTTCGGTGGTGAAGAAAGCGCCGGAGCATCCTTCCTCCGCAAAGACGGAACCGTATGGACCACTGATAAAGACGGTATCATCATGAACCTGCTTGCGGCTGAAATAACCGCAATCACCGAGCAGGACCCCGGAGAGCACTACACCTCCCTTGAGAAGAGATTCGGGCATCCGGTGTATAAACGCATCGACACCCCGGCAACCGAGGAACAGAAAAAAGCATTCAGCATTCTGACCCCGGATATGGTTAAAGCCAAAACTCTTGCCGGAGAAACAATTGAAGAGCGCCTGACCGCTGCCCCCGGTAATGGGGAGGCCATAGGCGGACTTAAAGTTGTAACAGAAAACGGCTGGTTCGCCGCCCGTCCTTCCGGCACTGAATCAATTTATAAAATCTACGCTGAATCCTTCAAAGGACTGGCTCACCTTGTAGCTATTCAGGAAGAAGCGGCCAAGATAGTAAATGCTGCTTTTGAAGTCGCACTGAAATAA
- a CDS encoding DUF3795 domain-containing protein produces the protein MTNISNSKRELIAPCGLDCSRCVGCTAGTVSIHAQRIKETLGENFHTYAERLSSFNPAMKNYPQFRELLESLSSPHCDGCRSENRTCLPQCNVSECVKENNCEFCFQCSSFPDCGKTGLPESLLQRWQDNNIFMKQHGVDKFIKTQDLKPRYP, from the coding sequence ATGACAAACATCTCAAATAGTAAACGAGAACTCATCGCCCCGTGTGGTCTGGACTGTTCACGCTGTGTAGGCTGCACTGCCGGAACAGTTTCCATTCATGCTCAAAGAATAAAGGAAACTCTTGGCGAAAATTTTCACACCTATGCAGAAAGGCTCAGCAGTTTCAATCCCGCAATGAAAAATTATCCCCAGTTTCGAGAGCTGCTTGAATCATTAAGCTCACCGCACTGCGATGGCTGTCGCTCTGAAAATCGAACCTGCCTTCCCCAGTGCAACGTTTCCGAATGTGTAAAGGAGAATAACTGCGAATTCTGTTTTCAATGCAGCAGCTTTCCAGATTGCGGTAAAACCGGACTACCTGAATCATTGCTTCAAAGATGGCAGGACAACAACATTTTCATGAAGCAGCACGGAGTAGACAAATTCATTAAAACTCAAGACTTAAAACCACGCTACCCATAA
- a CDS encoding tetratricopeptide repeat protein, which produces MQKFDNIDDYIADLKKKREASPTCSNTRYNLGVAYLSKRDFMEAEREFLVAIDESPKMAEAYVQLGGIAMQRGDLEGCLRYNITATQQRPFFAVPWGNIGYVYMEQGETDKAIKALKRAIKYDPNFVQALSTLGAAYFNEGELDDCIEVCEKALKLADNFGPAWNNLALCYTEKEDYKKAIECVDKAIETGFDVSDEFLKELEKHR; this is translated from the coding sequence ATGCAGAAATTTGATAATATCGATGATTACATCGCAGACCTTAAAAAGAAAAGAGAAGCTAGCCCGACCTGTAGTAACACCCGTTACAACCTTGGTGTTGCCTACCTGTCCAAAAGGGACTTCATGGAAGCTGAGCGCGAGTTCCTCGTAGCTATCGACGAATCCCCCAAAATGGCTGAAGCCTATGTACAGCTCGGCGGTATCGCCATGCAGCGTGGCGACCTTGAAGGCTGCCTGCGCTACAACATCACCGCTACCCAGCAGCGTCCTTTCTTCGCTGTTCCCTGGGGCAACATCGGCTACGTGTACATGGAACAGGGCGAAACCGACAAAGCTATCAAGGCTCTGAAGCGCGCCATCAAGTACGACCCCAACTTCGTACAGGCTCTCTCCACCCTTGGTGCAGCATACTTTAACGAAGGCGAACTGGACGACTGCATTGAAGTCTGCGAAAAAGCTCTCAAGCTGGCAGACAACTTCGGTCCCGCATGGAACAACCTCGCTCTCTGCTACACTGAAAAAGAAGACTACAAAAAAGCAATTGAATGCGTAGACAAAGCAATTGAAACCGGCTTTGACGTATCTGATGAATTCCTCAAGGAACTTGAGAAGCACCGCTAA
- a CDS encoding YkgJ family cysteine cluster protein gives MEFKEIFQKYEALVAEVDKTFNKISEQTEDGIKCAKGCSDCCHALFDLTLVEAIYINRKFNETYSGMERSVIMQDADKADRLIHKIKRRAFKASQSGASTTEILKEVSLARVKCPCLKEDNLCALYDYRPLTCRIYGVPMNIGGQAHSCQKSGFTAGKAYPTINMDTLQSKLMQLSEELAASINSSLKELPEVLVPLSMALVTDYTPEYLGANTGDKVEEPAPAAEPSEACGTCDKDKSACASCNYSVELGAMPEK, from the coding sequence TTGGAGTTCAAAGAAATTTTTCAAAAATACGAAGCTCTTGTCGCTGAAGTTGACAAGACTTTCAATAAAATATCCGAACAGACCGAAGATGGCATCAAATGCGCCAAAGGCTGCAGTGACTGTTGTCACGCTCTCTTCGATCTGACTCTTGTGGAAGCGATCTACATCAACCGCAAGTTCAACGAAACTTATAGCGGCATGGAACGTTCCGTGATCATGCAGGATGCGGATAAAGCGGACCGACTGATCCACAAGATCAAAAGAAGGGCTTTCAAAGCCAGCCAGTCCGGAGCCTCCACAACAGAAATTCTCAAGGAAGTTTCTCTCGCTAGGGTCAAATGTCCCTGCCTGAAAGAAGACAACCTTTGCGCCCTCTATGACTACAGGCCGCTGACCTGCCGCATCTACGGTGTTCCCATGAATATCGGCGGTCAGGCTCACTCTTGTCAGAAATCAGGTTTCACTGCGGGTAAAGCCTACCCCACCATCAACATGGACACATTGCAGTCCAAACTGATGCAGCTGAGCGAAGAACTGGCAGCTTCCATCAACTCTTCCCTGAAAGAGCTCCCGGAAGTACTGGTTCCTCTCTCCATGGCACTGGTAACCGACTACACCCCGGAATACCTCGGCGCCAACACCGGAGATAAGGTAGAAGAACCAGCTCCTGCTGCTGAACCTTCTGAAGCTTGCGGAACCTGCGACAAAGACAAGTCTGCATGTGCCAGCTGTAACTACTCTGTAGAACTCGGCGCAATGCCCGAGAAATAG
- a CDS encoding ferredoxin, with translation MSYVITIDNDKCNGDGECVDVCPTEVYELQDGKAVAVNEDECLGCESCIEVCEQDAITIEEQ, from the coding sequence ATGAGCTACGTAATTACCATTGATAACGACAAATGTAACGGCGACGGCGAATGTGTTGATGTATGTCCTACCGAAGTTTACGAACTTCAGGACGGCAAAGCAGTAGCTGTTAACGAAGACGAATGCCTCGGTTGTGAATCCTGTATCGAAGTTTGCGAACAGGACGCTATCACCATCGAAGAGCAGTAG
- a CDS encoding aminopeptidase: MLTDEQLDKYVDALWWGLTTARTKPYEKGDLIMVRYEAEALPLAEAVFKRLIAEGLNPVPRMTLTPAMEKSFYGDGNDNQLEYIAPGEEEFTEGLNGLIVLLAPSSLTHLAGVEPSRMGKCAVARKFLRDIMEKREQKGELGWTLCSYPTRALAESAGLTIKEFTDQIVKACYLDEEDPAACWKGVFDKASEVKNWLNGLGIESYRVVTDDMDLTVKHGELRQWIGVSGHNIPSFELFISPDWRGTSGVYYADQPSYRSGNYVEGVRLVFEDGIATEISAKEGEEFVKKQLAMDEGAARLGEFSLTDRRFSRIDKFMANTLYDENYGGEFGNCHVAVGSSYSDTYAGDQTELNEQLKEELGYNTSALHWDLVNTQDKTVYAKLKDGSEVVIYKSGEFQI; encoded by the coding sequence ATGCTGACCGATGAACAGCTGGATAAATATGTTGATGCTTTGTGGTGGGGCCTGACTACTGCCCGCACCAAACCTTATGAAAAGGGCGATCTGATCATGGTTCGCTATGAAGCTGAAGCCCTGCCGCTTGCGGAAGCAGTTTTTAAGCGTCTTATTGCCGAAGGCCTTAATCCTGTGCCGAGGATGACCCTTACTCCGGCAATGGAGAAAAGTTTTTACGGTGACGGGAATGACAATCAACTTGAGTATATTGCTCCCGGTGAAGAGGAATTTACCGAAGGTCTTAACGGACTGATCGTTCTTCTTGCTCCTTCCTCATTGACCCATTTAGCCGGAGTAGAGCCTTCTCGCATGGGTAAATGTGCGGTGGCCCGTAAATTCCTGCGCGATATTATGGAAAAGCGTGAGCAGAAAGGCGAACTGGGCTGGACTCTTTGCTCCTATCCAACAAGGGCTCTTGCCGAATCTGCCGGACTTACCATTAAGGAATTTACCGATCAGATCGTGAAAGCCTGCTATCTTGATGAAGAAGATCCCGCTGCCTGCTGGAAGGGCGTTTTTGATAAGGCTTCCGAAGTTAAAAACTGGTTGAACGGTCTGGGTATTGAATCCTACCGTGTTGTTACCGATGACATGGACTTGACCGTTAAGCATGGCGAGTTGCGCCAGTGGATCGGTGTTTCCGGTCACAATATCCCCAGCTTTGAGCTGTTTATTTCTCCTGACTGGCGTGGAACCTCCGGGGTTTACTACGCCGACCAGCCTTCTTACCGTTCCGGTAACTATGTTGAAGGTGTACGCCTTGTTTTCGAAGATGGTATAGCCACGGAAATAAGTGCCAAGGAAGGTGAGGAGTTTGTCAAAAAGCAACTGGCAATGGATGAAGGGGCTGCACGTCTTGGTGAGTTCTCTCTTACTGACCGTCGCTTTTCAAGAATTGACAAATTCATGGCTAACACCCTCTATGATGAAAACTACGGCGGAGAGTTCGGAAACTGCCACGTTGCTGTCGGTTCTTCTTACTCTGACACCTATGCCGGGGATCAGACGGAGCTTAATGAGCAGCTGAAAGAGGAGCTGGGCTACAACACTTCCGCTCTGCACTGGGACTTGGTAAATACTCAGGATAAAACCGTTTATGCTAAGTTGAAAGATGGCAGTGAAGTGGTCATTTATAAATCTGGAGAGTTCCAGATTTAG
- a CDS encoding VPLPA-CTERM sorting domain-containing protein, with protein sequence MKNIFGIFALLAILILPGQAFASYYYTLEGTVGAVNDGGGLASAAGISIGDTVKYVIEIDTDRTGYRTIGNGQTKTVNNSYYTSLYSGTLNGYGTTDNSYLKDKNYSYFAFTGNEKSDVHMNGWGSSFTDLTVGSVVQQIFESAYNSDNNWTYSQITAINLKVTNISNTAPTPIPGAAFLMLGGLGVVGFVKRRFF encoded by the coding sequence ATGAAAAATATTTTTGGCATATTCGCTCTGCTGGCAATTTTGATTTTGCCGGGGCAGGCGTTTGCATCATATTATTACACCCTTGAAGGTACTGTCGGTGCCGTAAATGATGGCGGCGGCCTAGCTAGTGCTGCCGGTATATCCATCGGCGATACGGTTAAGTATGTCATTGAAATTGATACTGACCGGACTGGTTATAGAACCATTGGCAATGGCCAAACTAAGACTGTAAATAATTCGTATTATACTTCTTTGTATTCCGGTACACTCAATGGGTATGGCACTACTGATAATAGTTACTTAAAGGATAAGAACTATAGCTATTTCGCTTTTACTGGGAATGAGAAGTCTGACGTACATATGAATGGTTGGGGGTCTAGCTTTACAGATCTTACAGTAGGGTCTGTTGTGCAGCAGATATTCGAATCTGCCTATAATTCGGATAACAATTGGACGTACAGTCAGATTACAGCAATTAATTTAAAAGTAACCAACATTTCAAACACTGCTCCCACCCCTATTCCGGGTGCTGCATTCTTGATGCTCGGTGGGCTTGGTGTTGTTGGATTTGTGAAGCGTAGATTCTTCTAA
- a CDS encoding APC family permease produces the protein MRNKQMGPIQLGGLLAGAVLGSGVILLPPMAEARLGEWSVAAWLIVMALGAVFASLFARLAVAYPGSEGVPIAIREAFGEKAGQLASNYIICAVCVGPVAVMMTAADSIGHTFNLSATQISGFATIMVLICSFILLRRVTFVSTISLIASIAIGLILISGSFITIGFNSVSPIPVNAPDIPSLGSALLLLFWAIIGWEIIGNYSMEVRYPTRTIPLATIIGVSTVSVVYLLTGWAMHSIGKSPHKSLNVAQIVEPLLGGYANFMVMLITCALCICTYLMIIGGVSRLIATLAAKGKLPSILAKTNANNAPWSATFLLCGIHMATLFLLQNGVVSLEELVSFANVFFLANSLIAVGAALKIFKSPAVRIPCIILCTGFSILLAFSSIWPLLILAAVSIVTLTLKQVRRITFAQK, from the coding sequence ATGAGAAACAAGCAAATGGGCCCCATTCAACTGGGAGGTTTACTGGCTGGAGCAGTTCTGGGGTCCGGGGTAATTCTGCTGCCGCCTATGGCAGAGGCGAGACTAGGTGAATGGTCAGTTGCTGCGTGGCTGATAGTTATGGCGCTGGGTGCAGTCTTTGCTTCACTTTTCGCAAGGCTGGCTGTTGCCTATCCCGGCTCGGAAGGTGTTCCTATCGCCATCCGCGAAGCATTCGGCGAGAAGGCCGGACAGCTGGCTTCCAACTATATAATCTGTGCCGTCTGCGTTGGACCTGTGGCAGTCATGATGACCGCAGCAGATTCCATCGGTCATACTTTCAACCTCTCCGCCACTCAGATTTCAGGCTTTGCCACAATCATGGTGCTCATATGCTCTTTCATTTTGTTACGCAGAGTCACCTTTGTCAGCACCATCTCCCTCATCGCCAGCATTGCCATAGGTTTAATTCTGATCAGTGGAAGTTTCATCACCATCGGTTTTAACTCTGTAAGCCCGATACCGGTAAATGCGCCGGATATTCCCTCGCTCGGCTCTGCTCTGCTGCTGCTTTTCTGGGCCATCATCGGCTGGGAAATCATCGGCAATTACTCTATGGAAGTGCGCTACCCCACGCGGACAATTCCACTGGCAACCATTATCGGAGTCAGTACCGTCAGCGTAGTATATCTGCTGACTGGCTGGGCCATGCATTCCATCGGAAAAAGCCCGCATAAATCTTTAAACGTTGCTCAAATCGTAGAACCTTTACTGGGCGGTTATGCAAACTTCATGGTCATGCTGATAACCTGCGCACTATGTATATGCACCTATTTGATGATTATAGGCGGGGTTTCCCGGCTTATTGCAACACTCGCTGCCAAAGGCAAACTACCGTCTATTCTTGCAAAGACCAACGCCAACAATGCACCGTGGTCAGCAACATTTCTCCTGTGCGGCATTCATATGGCAACCTTGTTTCTACTCCAAAACGGAGTTGTATCTCTGGAAGAGCTGGTTTCATTTGCCAATGTATTCTTCCTCGCCAATTCATTAATCGCTGTAGGAGCAGCCTTGAAAATTTTCAAATCCCCTGCCGTACGTATACCCTGCATCATTCTCTGCACGGGCTTCAGTATTCTGTTGGCATTCTCCTCCATATGGCCTCTACTGATACTCGCAGCAGTGAGCATTGTCACACTAACCCTCAAACAAGTCAGGCGAATTACTTTCGCCCAAAAATAA
- a CDS encoding LysR family transcriptional regulator — MEIRHLLSFKEIVEQGSFIKAAQILNYAQSSITSHVRVIEDFYGRPVFDRLGKRVVLNVFGEQLYRRVLPLLAGYDDLCGLKNEVGEPAGQLRIGAPESTMLYRLSPVLQKYKSMYPKVELIMHNSTCPAMRGLLRDGSLDMAVLLDRVAEEDELICKPLFDEPMCVVLPHEYPAEELINSPSHAVLYTETGCSYRQIFQQLLSDKAIKADNIIETASVEVIKQYLLCNIGVSFLPEIVVRKELGDGRLKSIPWETIDPICVQILHHKDKWISPAMAEFMRLLEEAAVEWG, encoded by the coding sequence ATGGAAATCCGGCACTTACTTTCATTCAAGGAAATTGTGGAGCAGGGCAGCTTTATCAAGGCCGCTCAAATACTCAATTATGCTCAGTCCTCAATCACGTCTCACGTGCGGGTGATCGAGGATTTCTACGGGCGGCCTGTTTTTGATCGGCTGGGTAAGCGGGTGGTCCTGAATGTATTCGGAGAACAGCTTTACCGCAGGGTTTTACCGCTGCTGGCAGGGTATGATGACCTTTGCGGATTGAAGAACGAAGTGGGAGAACCTGCGGGGCAGTTGCGTATTGGAGCGCCGGAATCGACCATGCTTTATCGGCTTTCTCCGGTGTTGCAGAAATACAAATCCATGTATCCCAAGGTAGAACTGATCATGCACAATTCCACCTGTCCGGCTATGCGCGGTCTGCTGCGTGATGGAAGCCTTGATATGGCAGTGCTGTTGGACCGTGTTGCGGAAGAAGATGAGCTGATCTGCAAACCGCTCTTTGATGAACCAATGTGTGTGGTCCTGCCTCATGAATATCCTGCTGAAGAATTGATCAATTCCCCGTCGCATGCAGTGCTGTATACGGAAACAGGATGCAGCTATCGTCAGATTTTCCAACAGTTGCTGTCCGATAAAGCGATCAAGGCTGATAACATCATCGAGACCGCCAGCGTGGAAGTCATCAAGCAATACCTGCTTTGCAATATCGGGGTCTCATTCCTGCCGGAAATCGTAGTCCGTAAGGAATTGGGCGATGGCAGGCTCAAGTCTATCCCATGGGAAACCATTGATCCGATTTGTGTCCAGATTCTTCATCACAAGGATAAATGGATTTCCCCGGCAATGGCTGAATTCATGCGGTTGCTTGAGGAAGCTGCGGTGGAGTGGGGTTAG